From Firmicutes bacterium HGW-Firmicutes-1, the proteins below share one genomic window:
- a CDS encoding HAD family hydrolase → MLKNIEAVLFDLDGTLIDSMWLWKTIDIEYLKKFDIEFPDDFQDEIEGMSFTETAQFFKERFNLPVEVDSIKQDWNEMAGEYYRNRVPLKECVQEFLEYLLKNEYKIGIGSSNSIELVGMIVDKFSLRGHFGSIRTSCEVNKGKPHPDIYLKVAQDLGVKPENCLVFEDVPAGIMAAKNAGMKVCAIYDDFSKNIIDEIKALADYFIDGYTDILKIIEDDNNEKVFAN, encoded by the coding sequence ATGTTAAAAAATATTGAAGCAGTATTATTTGATTTAGACGGAACTTTAATCGATTCCATGTGGTTATGGAAAACGATAGATATAGAATATTTGAAAAAATTTGACATTGAATTTCCAGATGATTTCCAAGATGAAATTGAAGGTATGAGCTTTACAGAAACAGCACAGTTTTTTAAAGAACGCTTTAACTTGCCAGTCGAAGTGGATTCAATTAAGCAAGATTGGAATGAAATGGCAGGTGAGTATTATAGAAATAGAGTGCCTTTAAAGGAATGTGTCCAAGAATTTTTGGAGTATCTTCTTAAAAACGAATATAAAATAGGTATTGGTTCTAGTAATTCAATAGAGCTTGTGGGAATGATTGTAGATAAATTTAGCTTAAGAGGGCATTTTGGCTCTATTAGAACAAGCTGTGAAGTGAATAAAGGAAAGCCACATCCAGATATTTATTTGAAGGTGGCGCAGGACTTAGGTGTTAAACCAGAAAATTGCCTTGTTTTTGAAGACGTACCTGCTGGAATTATGGCTGCAAAAAATGCTGGAATGAAGGTATGTGCTATATATGATGATTTTTCTAAAAATATTATAGATGAAATTAAAGCTTTAGCAGATTACTTTATTGATGGCTACACTGACATATTAAAGATTATTGAGGATGATAATAATGAAAAAGTTTTTGCCAATTAG
- a CDS encoding SAM-dependent methyltransferase encodes MTLPEQYKNKMKTLLEDNYEAYIASFDKVHYQGLRSNDIKIDPSTFLKIAPFQLEPIVWADNGFYYSNEEKPAKHPYYHAGLFYIQEPSAMVPASILPIQKGDKVLDLCAAPGGKSTQIGARLGNTGLLVSNDISPSRAKAIVKNIELFGIRNAIVLSEAPDKLVGYFEGFFDKVLVDAPCSGEGMFRKDSSMVKNWLEYGVSYYEAIQKEILPSAAKMLKPNGYMAYSTCTFSSEENEKMIEWFLNTNSNFELVDIESIDGFENGREGLTQTKRLWPHKIKGEGHFVALLHKIDDNPTSKYRPFSFEKTNEKQLSSYLDFEKDVLSCTLDKNRMIIIQDKLYLLPEHTPDLKGLRIQRSGWYLGEFKNYRFEPSQAFASGLYFEEIKKLITIPVVDHNVIKYLKGESLNLDAPEGYNMVCVDDYPLGWAKKTGNILKNKYCAGWRWQ; translated from the coding sequence ATGACACTTCCAGAACAGTATAAAAACAAAATGAAGACTTTACTTGAAGATAATTATGAGGCCTACATAGCCTCATTCGATAAAGTGCATTATCAAGGTTTAAGAAGTAACGATATTAAAATAGATCCAAGTACCTTTTTAAAAATTGCACCCTTTCAGCTTGAACCAATTGTATGGGCAGATAATGGGTTTTATTATTCTAATGAAGAAAAGCCTGCAAAGCATCCTTATTATCATGCAGGTTTATTTTATATTCAAGAGCCTAGTGCTATGGTTCCTGCCTCAATATTACCGATTCAAAAAGGAGATAAGGTATTGGATTTATGTGCTGCTCCAGGGGGAAAGAGTACCCAAATTGGTGCAAGACTTGGTAATACTGGATTATTGGTAAGCAACGATATTAGTCCTTCAAGAGCGAAAGCAATCGTAAAAAATATTGAACTTTTTGGTATAAGAAATGCAATCGTTTTAAGTGAAGCACCTGATAAGCTAGTTGGATATTTTGAAGGTTTTTTTGATAAAGTTCTAGTGGATGCTCCTTGTTCAGGTGAGGGTATGTTTAGAAAGGATTCATCTATGGTAAAAAACTGGCTCGAATACGGAGTATCCTATTATGAAGCTATTCAAAAGGAAATTCTTCCTTCGGCGGCTAAGATGCTAAAGCCAAATGGATATATGGCATATTCTACATGTACTTTTTCAAGTGAAGAAAATGAAAAAATGATAGAATGGTTTTTGAATACCAATTCCAATTTTGAACTAGTGGATATTGAGTCTATAGATGGTTTTGAAAATGGTAGAGAAGGTCTTACACAAACAAAAAGGCTGTGGCCTCATAAAATTAAAGGTGAAGGACACTTTGTAGCCTTACTTCATAAAATAGATGATAACCCAACTAGTAAATATAGACCCTTTTCCTTTGAAAAAACAAATGAGAAGCAACTTTCTTCTTATTTAGATTTTGAAAAGGATGTTTTGAGTTGTACATTAGATAAGAATAGAATGATTATTATCCAGGACAAACTTTATCTCTTGCCGGAGCATACTCCGGATTTAAAAGGTCTTAGAATTCAAAGGAGTGGGTGGTATTTAGGAGAGTTTAAAAATTATCGATTTGAACCTTCACAAGCATTTGCAAGTGGACTTTATTTTGAAGAGATAAAAAAATTGATTACTATACCTGTTGTTGACCATAATGTGATAAAATATCTTAAAGGAGAGTCTTTGAATCTTGATGCTCCTGAAGGTTATAATATGGTTTGTGTAGACGATTACCCACTTGGTTGGGCTAAAAAAACAGGAAACATATTAAAAAATAAATATTGTGCAGGTTGGAGATGGCAATAA